A window from Manduca sexta isolate Smith_Timp_Sample1 chromosome 24, JHU_Msex_v1.0, whole genome shotgun sequence encodes these proteins:
- the LOC119190452 gene encoding uncharacterized protein LOC119190452 produces the protein MPSIRLDKSSWHHIKALQLADPNCHKPGPVDLLIGAECFASLLLPGSIKGDSNQPSALNSVFGWLLVGNVGYVEPEAYSFFVHEVPQLHDELKKLWQLEEFNVFPSKPLTVEDERCEQIFKDLQVRDPAGRYIVSLPFRNEEHETTFPGSRDTALRCFHSIEKRLLKNMELYEKYCDFMKEYLDQGHMSLVPTEELSIGKYFIPHHFVLRTESSTTPLRVVFNASAKDARGLSLNDVLLVGPKLQMNIVEILLKFRVHAVVFTADMKQMYRQILIRASDRDYQRIFWRSNVDQPVQEYRLNTVTYGVSSAPFLACRTVKQLIHDEGGDFPLTSQVLGSDVYVDDIITGFSNVRMAQNAKTQIIELLKRDISNSENGLVMYLSYSLIYHENIA, from the coding sequence ATGCCATCAATTCGACTTGATAAATCTTCGTGGCATCATATTAAAGCGTTGCAGTTAGCAGACCCAAATTGTCACAAACCTGGTCCAGTCGATCTTCTTATAGGTGCGGAGTGCTTTGCTTCGCTTCTGTTGCCGGGATCAATTAAAGGTGACTCCAATCAACCGTCAGCTCTTAATTCCGTATTCGGTTGGCTGCTGGTCGGGAATGTCGGATACGTAGAGCCTGAAGCATACTCGTTCTTCGTTCATGAGGTGCCACAACTTCATGATGAGTTGAAGAAATTATGGCAGCTGGAGGAATTTAACGTGTTTCCTTCGAAACCTCTCACCGTCGAAGACGAGAGATGCGAGCAAATCTTCAAAGACCTTCAGGTAAGAGATCCTGCTGGTCGATACATTGTATCTTTGCCTTTCAGAAACGAAGAGCACGAGACTACCTTTCCCGGATCTCGTGATACAGCTTTGAGGTGCTTTCATTCAATTGAGAAACGCCTCCTCAAGAACATGGAGTTGTATGAAAAATACTGTGACTTCATGAAGGAATATCTCGATCAGGGTCACATGAGCCTTGTACCGACTGAAGAATTGAGTATCGGAAAATACTTCATTCCTCATCATTTTGTACTCCGTACGGAGAGCAGCACTACTCCTCTTCGTGTTGTATTCAACGCCTCCGCTAAAGATGCGAGAGGACTATCGTTAAATGATGTGTTGCTCGTAGGTCCTAAATTGCAAATGAATATTGTTGAAATTCTTCTAAAATTCCGCGTTCATGCTGTTGTTTTCACCGCAGACATGAAACAAATGTACCGACAAATTCTCATTCGAGCGTCTGATCGTGATTATCAGCGCATCTTCTGGCGATCTAATGTGGACCAACCCGTGCAGGAATATCGTCTTAATACCGTGACCTACGGCGTGTCTTCCGCACCTTTTCTCGCATGCCGTACTGTCAAACAGCTGATTCATGATGAGGGTGGTGACTTTCCACTTACGAGTCAAGTTTTGGGATCCGATGTTTATGTCGATGACATAATAACTGGTTTTAGTAACGTTCGTATGGCTCAAAATGCGAAAACTCAAATAATCGAACTTTTGAAAAGGGACATTTCGAACTCAGAAAATGGGCTAGTAATGTACCTCAGTTACTCTCTGATTTACCACGAGAATATTGCTTAA